From a region of the Candidatus Rhabdochlamydia sp. T3358 genome:
- the rimO gene encoding 30S ribosomal protein S12 methylthiotransferase RimO, with the protein MKYPSQLKTLKNKIHFTSLGCARNLVDTEVMLGMVLKAGYQITDQLNQADFLVVNTCGFLASARQESIDSVNSFFQEKKTEAKVIVAGCMVQKHKDQLKEQFPQIHYFLGSGDVEKILEAITADIPGEAISNARSYLEWGEIPRQLSTKHYAYLKIAEGCAKQCAFCIIPKIKGRLRSKPTPQILKEFRALISQGVKEVILIAQDLGDYGKDLVDKQGLENVISLLLSEKGFFWLRLLYLYPDEITDGLIALMAGDKRICPYLDMPIQHINNRILKAMKRKTSKEQIIETIEKLRKNLPNVVIRTSLMVGFPSETEEDVDELIEFIQKHPIDHIGIFKYSCEEQSASAKLPDHIAEEIKQARFDRVAKAQMQLIAQRNTRYIGQKIPVIVEGSHPDSPYLLCGRFYGQAPEIDGMVIINDARKVKKLPELYEVEITDVADYDLIGKVIRSLEKKPSLNMVS; encoded by the coding sequence ATGAAATATCCTTCTCAGCTAAAAACATTAAAAAATAAGATCCATTTTACCAGCCTTGGATGTGCCCGAAACCTAGTGGATACCGAGGTTATGTTAGGGATGGTGCTCAAGGCTGGTTATCAGATTACAGATCAGCTTAATCAAGCGGATTTTCTAGTGGTTAATACTTGTGGGTTTTTAGCCTCTGCTAGACAAGAGTCTATCGATTCGGTAAATAGCTTTTTTCAAGAGAAAAAAACAGAAGCAAAGGTGATTGTAGCCGGTTGTATGGTGCAAAAACATAAAGACCAGCTCAAAGAGCAATTTCCTCAGATTCATTATTTTTTAGGCTCTGGGGATGTGGAAAAAATCTTGGAAGCTATTACAGCTGATATTCCTGGAGAGGCGATATCTAATGCCCGTAGCTATTTAGAATGGGGCGAGATACCAAGACAGCTATCTACAAAGCATTATGCTTATTTGAAAATAGCAGAAGGATGTGCTAAACAATGTGCTTTTTGCATTATCCCTAAGATTAAAGGCCGCTTGCGTAGTAAACCTACGCCTCAAATTCTTAAAGAATTTCGTGCTTTGATTTCTCAGGGGGTAAAGGAAGTGATTCTAATCGCTCAGGATCTAGGGGATTATGGAAAAGATCTAGTCGATAAACAAGGACTAGAGAATGTGATCTCTCTTCTTTTATCTGAAAAAGGATTCTTTTGGCTAAGATTATTATATCTTTATCCTGATGAGATTACAGATGGATTAATTGCTTTAATGGCAGGTGATAAAAGGATCTGTCCTTATTTAGATATGCCCATTCAGCATATTAATAATCGGATCTTAAAAGCTATGAAAAGAAAAACTTCTAAAGAACAGATTATTGAAACAATAGAAAAGTTGCGTAAGAATCTTCCAAATGTGGTCATTCGCACAAGCTTAATGGTTGGGTTTCCTTCAGAAACAGAAGAAGATGTAGATGAGCTTATTGAATTTATCCAAAAACATCCCATCGACCATATCGGGATTTTTAAGTATTCCTGTGAAGAACAATCTGCTTCTGCAAAGCTACCAGATCATATAGCAGAAGAAATAAAACAGGCTCGTTTTGATAGAGTAGCAAAAGCGCAAATGCAGCTTATTGCTCAAAGAAATACAAGATATATAGGACAAAAAATACCTGTTATTGTAGAAGGCTCTCATCCAGATTCGCCCTATCTTCTCTGTGGAAGGTTTTATGGACAAGCACCAGAAATTGATGGCATGGTAATTATTAATGACGCTCGCAAGGTGAAAAAACTACCTGAACTATATGAAGTGGAAATAACGGATGTTGCTGATTATGATTTAATTGGAAAAGTCATCCGATCTTTAGAAAAAAAACCCTCACTTAATATGGTTTCATGA
- a CDS encoding ABC transporter permease has protein sequence MHSIPGSPFADDKLDAEISKALSAHYGLDQPLWLQYVKYLKNICVLDLGPSLHYQGRAVKDVIINGFPTSFVLGLEAMTLAILSGVGLGMISAANHLKWQDCVSMLFATLCMSLPSFILATLLQFVFAMKLDLLPVARWGSFAQSIMPALSLAALPTAFIARLTRVNLIEAMQQDYILTARAKGLSQMQIIYKHALRNAIFPVLSYLAPLSANIFIGSFAIERIFAIPGLGHSFVQSIINRDYSMIMGLTIFYSCILLLAVWLIDTIYIFLDPRLKDR, from the coding sequence ATGCATTCTATTCCGGGTAGTCCTTTTGCTGATGATAAGTTGGATGCTGAAATTTCAAAAGCGCTTTCTGCTCACTATGGCCTAGATCAACCTTTATGGTTGCAATATGTAAAGTATTTAAAAAACATCTGTGTATTAGATCTAGGTCCTTCTCTTCATTATCAAGGAAGAGCGGTAAAAGATGTCATTATTAATGGGTTCCCCACATCTTTCGTACTAGGCTTAGAAGCAATGACACTCGCTATTTTGTCTGGAGTAGGATTGGGCATGATTTCTGCGGCAAATCATCTTAAATGGCAAGATTGTGTAAGCATGCTCTTTGCCACTCTTTGTATGTCTTTACCTAGTTTTATTTTGGCAACTCTTTTACAGTTCGTTTTTGCTATGAAGCTTGATTTATTGCCAGTAGCTCGTTGGGGTAGTTTTGCGCAAAGTATTATGCCAGCTCTATCTCTTGCTGCTTTACCAACAGCTTTTATAGCAAGGCTTACCCGAGTCAATTTAATTGAAGCCATGCAACAAGACTATATCTTAACCGCTCGAGCAAAGGGTTTAAGTCAAATGCAGATCATATATAAACACGCGCTACGTAATGCTATTTTCCCTGTTCTTTCTTATTTAGCCCCTCTTTCAGCAAATATTTTTATCGGAAGTTTTGCCATTGAGAGAATTTTTGCTATTCCTGGTTTGGGGCACTCTTTTGTACAAAGTATTATTAATCGCGATTATTCGATGATTATGGGGCTAACCATTTTTTACAGCTGTATTCTGTTGTTAGCTGTTTGGTTAATTGATACAATCTACATATTCTTAGATCCCAGGTTAAAAGATAGATGA
- a CDS encoding ABC transporter permease: MNTEELFTPLTHLERAQLLDEKAEMPSISPLRQAWRQLVKKRSALLGLSLLTLLMIMAIIGPYLSPYKYYEINLPLRNQPPCRNYWFGTDDLGRDLFTRCWWGARISFFVGISASTIDLIIGVLYGVCAGFLGKKIEMRMMRLLDIFYSIPYLLFIILLITVIGSGVFTIILSLALIGWVNMARIVRSQILQIKQQGYVQAAFALGATRWHIMRKHLIPNAVGSIMVTLTLTVPWAIFVEAFLSFLGLGVQAPTASLGMMIHDSLYAIRYYPWRLIVPAACISLSLLSLNLLAEGLREILNPRHMQ; this comes from the coding sequence ATGAATACAGAAGAATTATTTACCCCTTTAACTCATCTAGAAAGAGCTCAGTTGCTTGATGAAAAAGCAGAAATGCCAAGCATTTCCCCTTTACGTCAAGCTTGGAGGCAGCTGGTTAAAAAAAGATCTGCTTTGCTAGGACTATCTCTTTTAACTTTACTCATGATTATGGCCATTATTGGGCCCTATCTTTCTCCTTACAAATACTACGAAATTAATCTTCCTCTTAGAAACCAACCTCCTTGTCGCAATTATTGGTTTGGAACAGATGATCTGGGAAGAGATCTATTCACCAGGTGTTGGTGGGGAGCAAGGATTTCTTTTTTTGTAGGCATTTCTGCTTCTACCATTGATTTAATCATAGGTGTGCTCTATGGGGTGTGCGCTGGGTTTTTGGGTAAAAAAATAGAGATGCGTATGATGCGCCTGTTAGATATTTTTTATTCTATTCCCTACCTGCTATTTATCATTTTACTCATTACGGTCATTGGCTCGGGGGTATTTACCATTATTCTTTCTTTGGCCTTAATAGGCTGGGTAAACATGGCGCGTATTGTACGCAGTCAAATATTACAAATTAAACAACAAGGATATGTTCAAGCAGCTTTTGCTTTAGGGGCCACCCGCTGGCATATTATGCGCAAGCATTTAATCCCTAATGCAGTGGGCTCCATTATGGTGACTTTGACCCTCACAGTTCCCTGGGCTATTTTTGTGGAAGCTTTCCTAAGTTTTCTTGGGTTAGGAGTACAAGCTCCTACCGCCAGTTTAGGAATGATGATCCATGACAGTTTATACGCTATTCGTTATTACCCTTGGCGTTTAATTGTCCCAGCTGCTTGCATTAGCCTAAGTCTATTAAGTTTAAACTTATTAGCAGAGGGCTTAAGAGAAATTCTCAATCCAAGACATATGCAATGA
- a CDS encoding ABC transporter ATP-binding protein: MKQPLLSVKNLSVQFFDKDKCIHAVRDVSFTLATNQILAVVGESGCGKTTLAKATIALLPPGKIAIKGQIYYQDQPLLPYVEEKMQTIRGRRIAMIFQDPMTSLNPTIPIGKQLKEGYLHHFPHASLQEAQDQSLNLLEEVGITNPEQCLSSYPHMLSGGMRQRVIIAIALICAPQLLIADEPTTALDLTIQAQILELLKKIQIKREMSILWITHDLSIVSQFCDHVMVMYAGQVIESSSTKKLFSSSLHPYTQKLLQILPQSRLTPFEPIAGFPPDLSTVSPGCSFCARCDQSMRICLSQTPALQEIKQDQLCACFQYDPRRKS; encoded by the coding sequence ATGAAACAACCTTTGCTTTCTGTTAAAAACTTAAGTGTCCAATTTTTCGACAAAGATAAGTGTATACATGCAGTTCGCGATGTCTCTTTTACCTTAGCTACAAACCAAATCCTAGCGGTTGTAGGAGAATCAGGTTGTGGAAAAACCACATTAGCAAAAGCTACTATTGCTTTACTTCCTCCAGGAAAAATCGCTATTAAGGGACAAATTTACTACCAAGATCAACCCCTTCTTCCTTATGTAGAAGAAAAAATGCAAACGATTAGAGGTAGGCGTATTGCCATGATTTTCCAAGATCCTATGACTTCATTAAATCCCACTATTCCTATCGGTAAACAACTTAAGGAAGGCTATCTACACCATTTTCCTCATGCTTCTTTACAAGAAGCTCAAGATCAATCTTTAAATCTGTTAGAAGAAGTGGGAATTACCAATCCCGAGCAGTGTCTATCTAGTTATCCTCATATGTTAAGTGGAGGTATGCGTCAAAGAGTGATCATTGCTATTGCATTGATATGTGCTCCTCAGCTTTTAATTGCTGATGAGCCAACAACTGCTTTAGACCTAACTATTCAAGCACAAATTCTCGAGCTGCTTAAGAAAATACAAATAAAAAGAGAAATGAGCATTTTGTGGATTACTCATGATTTGTCTATAGTTTCTCAATTTTGTGATCATGTAATGGTAATGTATGCAGGACAGGTTATAGAAAGCAGTAGCACAAAAAAACTCTTTTCTTCTTCCCTGCATCCCTATACACAAAAACTACTACAAATATTACCTCAATCCCGCTTAACTCCTTTCGAGCCCATTGCTGGCTTTCCTCCTGACTTAAGTACTGTATCCCCTGGTTGTAGCTTTTGTGCAAGATGCGATCAATCCATGCGTATTTGTCTTTCCCAAACACCCGCTTTACAAGAAATTAAACAAGATCAATTATGCGCTTGTTTTCAATACGACCCGAGAAGAAAATCATGA
- a CDS encoding ABC transporter ATP-binding protein: MNTPLIQAEALSKRFQLKKGYTQAFLDLSFSILPQETLGLIGESGSGKSALGKCLLRLEEPSSGGVYFENQDLLKFSKKQLFEFRRKAQIILQDPYASLNPKMTAAEAIMEPLQIHCKYTKEVSRQLAYEAFIRVGLHASSFNRLPHEFSGGQRQRIAIARALILNPAFIVCDEPISALDISTQAQIITLLKKLQEELSISYLFIAHNLNMVRHISHRVAVMYLGNFVELAPTEDLYQNPLHPYTQALFATMPGSSFQKAKPTLGPISSSGCPFAARCPYATKICVQEKPRWKEKHSGHFVACHLH, encoded by the coding sequence ATGAACACACCTCTTATACAAGCTGAGGCTTTATCCAAACGATTTCAGTTAAAAAAAGGTTATACCCAAGCGTTCTTGGATCTTTCTTTTTCCATCTTGCCTCAAGAAACTCTTGGATTAATTGGGGAGAGTGGATCGGGTAAATCCGCCTTAGGGAAATGTTTATTGCGTTTAGAAGAGCCCTCTTCTGGAGGAGTGTATTTTGAAAATCAAGATCTATTAAAATTTTCCAAAAAACAGCTCTTTGAGTTTAGACGCAAAGCACAAATTATTCTGCAAGACCCTTACGCTTCTTTAAATCCAAAAATGACAGCAGCTGAAGCTATCATGGAGCCTTTGCAAATTCACTGTAAATATACTAAAGAAGTTAGTAGACAGCTAGCTTATGAAGCATTTATCCGTGTAGGATTACATGCTAGTTCTTTTAATCGCCTCCCTCATGAATTTTCAGGAGGCCAAAGACAAAGAATTGCCATTGCTCGAGCTCTGATATTAAATCCTGCTTTTATTGTATGCGATGAACCTATTTCAGCTTTAGATATATCGACTCAAGCACAAATCATCACCCTCTTAAAAAAATTGCAGGAAGAATTGTCTATCAGCTATCTATTTATTGCTCACAATCTCAATATGGTAAGGCATATTTCTCATCGAGTAGCTGTTATGTATCTAGGAAACTTTGTAGAGCTTGCACCTACAGAGGACCTGTATCAAAATCCTTTACATCCCTATACCCAAGCCTTGTTTGCTACTATGCCAGGATCTTCTTTTCAAAAGGCCAAACCCACTCTTGGCCCCATTTCTTCTTCAGGCTGTCCTTTTGCAGCTCGCTGCCCCTATGCTACAAAAATTTGTGTCCAAGAAAAACCTAGATGGAAAGAGAAGCATTCAGGGCATTTCGTCGCGTGCCATTTGCACTAA
- a CDS encoding universal stress protein has translation MKEGGGLKQTIAQLHKNTFKRVLGVFELFAIGYGDLGSSIYYALGVTALFALGATPIALGLAGIVFICTALSYAEMTSIFHESGGSASYARHAFNDLVSFIAGWGLLLDYIVAIAISAFAVAPYLSFFFVDLSEIFIQILFTAGLITILCVINILGVKGSTLIGLILSSLTILVQLAIIAVGLDTILNLTRFTEQLQIGIPLVDWSASWPNFWKGTAMAMVAFTGIESIAQLAAEAERPAKTVPRAILLAMVVLIVMYAGILLVTFSAVPPRELGTTYLSNPFAAIVNALPFGHWFFAPIIAGLAAAVLIGAANANLLGASRLSFNLSQHYQLPRLFNRIHPRLRTPIVPLIFFSVLACIVVFSSRGKMDFLADLYNFGAMIAFFFTHLSLIVLRIKKPDVQRSFRVPFNLRIKGYSIPIPSIIGALSTLGVWCLIVFTKPEGRYLGSVWMVLGIAMYFYYRKKRKLKPAGHLVIEEVFVPSYKPLEIKQILVATRGGIQTETVQVACDLAKLHGAEITALQVIEIASSLPLDMMVPRRLAMAEAVLKRAEAIARERNMDIELMVVSSRSIPDAILETARKGKHDLIVIGAGQPFDEVGLGTVIGKILRLAPCRVWVCMTESLVQMARDEMP, from the coding sequence ACATAAAAATACATTTAAGAGGGTCTTGGGTGTATTTGAGCTGTTTGCCATAGGTTATGGAGATTTAGGCTCTTCAATTTATTATGCATTAGGAGTTACTGCTTTATTTGCTTTAGGGGCAACTCCTATAGCCCTTGGATTAGCAGGGATTGTTTTTATATGCACAGCGCTTAGTTATGCGGAAATGACCTCTATTTTTCATGAATCAGGGGGATCAGCTAGTTATGCTAGACATGCATTTAATGATTTAGTCTCTTTCATTGCTGGTTGGGGTTTATTACTAGATTATATCGTAGCTATTGCAATTTCGGCTTTTGCAGTAGCTCCTTACTTGAGCTTTTTTTTCGTAGACCTTTCTGAAATTTTTATCCAGATTTTGTTTACAGCAGGTCTTATTACCATTTTATGTGTCATCAACATCTTGGGAGTAAAAGGATCAACTTTAATAGGTCTCATTTTATCAAGTCTTACCATTCTTGTGCAATTAGCTATTATTGCTGTTGGTTTGGATACTATTTTAAATCTTACTCGGTTCACTGAGCAATTACAGATTGGTATTCCTTTGGTAGACTGGTCTGCTTCATGGCCTAATTTTTGGAAAGGAACAGCTATGGCTATGGTTGCTTTTACAGGGATTGAATCTATTGCACAACTTGCTGCAGAAGCGGAAAGGCCAGCTAAAACAGTTCCTCGTGCTATTTTACTTGCTATGGTTGTATTAATCGTGATGTATGCAGGTATTTTATTAGTGACTTTTTCTGCTGTTCCTCCCAGAGAATTAGGAACAACATATCTTTCTAATCCCTTTGCTGCGATTGTAAATGCTCTGCCTTTTGGTCACTGGTTTTTTGCTCCTATTATAGCAGGACTTGCGGCAGCTGTTTTAATAGGAGCTGCAAACGCTAATTTACTAGGAGCTTCTCGCCTTTCTTTTAATTTAAGTCAGCACTATCAATTACCTCGTTTGTTTAATCGTATCCATCCTCGCTTGCGCACACCGATCGTTCCTCTAATTTTTTTTAGTGTTTTAGCTTGTATTGTTGTTTTTTCTAGTAGAGGAAAAATGGACTTCCTTGCTGATCTATACAATTTTGGAGCAATGATTGCTTTTTTTTTCACTCATCTTTCTTTAATCGTTTTAAGGATCAAAAAGCCAGATGTACAGCGTTCTTTTCGGGTTCCTTTTAATCTACGTATTAAAGGTTATTCGATTCCCATTCCATCTATTATAGGGGCTTTATCCACTTTGGGGGTGTGGTGTTTAATCGTATTTACCAAGCCGGAAGGAAGATATTTAGGTTCTGTCTGGATGGTGTTAGGGATTGCGATGTATTTTTATTATCGTAAAAAACGCAAATTAAAACCCGCTGGCCACTTAGTGATTGAAGAAGTTTTTGTTCCTTCTTACAAACCTTTAGAAATTAAGCAGATTTTAGTGGCTACAAGAGGTGGAATCCAAACAGAAACAGTTCAGGTAGCTTGTGATTTAGCTAAATTGCATGGGGCAGAAATTACAGCACTACAAGTTATTGAAATTGCCTCCTCTCTTCCTTTAGACATGATGGTACCCAGACGCTTAGCAATGGCTGAGGCTGTATTAAAAAGGGCAGAAGCCATTGCGCGAGAGCGCAATATGGATATTGAATTGATGGTTGTTTCTTCTAGATCTATCCCAGATGCTATTTTAGAGACGGCAAGAAAAGGAAAACACGACTTAATTGTGATTGGTGCTGGGCAGCCTTTTGATGAAGTGGGATTAGGAACTGTTATTGGAAAGATATTGCGCTTAGCACCTTGTCGTGTTTGGGTTTGTATGACGGAGTCATTAGTGCAAATGGCACGCGACGAAATGCCCTGA